GGGGAGCTGATCGACGTGAGTCCGGGCGCGCTCGGCAACGCCACCCTCGGCACCGATGACGGCCACGGTCACGCCGAGAACCCGGTGACCGGGCAGCCGTACGAGCGGCAGGAGGTGCCACGGGCCGACTACCTGCGGGTGATCGCTGAGATCTGGGCCGACGGACCGACCAGTGAGACACCGCCCGGTCACTGGAACTCGATCGCCTTCCAGACCACGGCAGCCGTGGAGGAGGACCGCCACGTCGAGGGTCGCGGCGAGGCCGTCAGCCAACTCGAGTGGGACGTGAAGCTGGCCCTCGCACTCAACGGCGCCCTCCACGACGCTGCCGTCGCGGCGTGGGGCATCAAGGCGGACACCGACTACGTCCGCCCCGTCTCGGCGATCCGGCACATGGCGGGTCTCGGCCAGTCGAGCGATCCCAGCGGGGCCGCCTACCACCCGGATGGCCTGCCGCTGGAGGAGGGGTTGATCGAGGTCATCACGGCCGAGTCGAGCGCCCCAGGCGAACGGCACGAGCTCTTGGCTGACCACGCCCGTGAGATTGCCATCTTCGCCTGGCAGCGGCTTCCCAACTTCTTCGCCGACGGCCTGACCACCGTGCGGTGGATCCGCGGCGTCGAGTGGCTGCCGTACCAGATGGCGACGTTCGTCACTCCGGCCTTCGCCGGTTACGTGAGCGGTCACTCGACGTTCAGCCGGGCCGCGGCCGAGGTCCTCGAGGCCTTCACCGGTGATGCCTTCTTCCCCGGCGGGGTCCTCGAGTTGGCGGTGGCGGAGGAGTCGCTGATCTTCGAGGACGGCCCTGCCAGGCCCTTCACCCTGCAGTGGGCCACCTACGCCGATGCAGCCGATGAGGCTGGCCGATCACGCATTGCCGGCGGGATCCACGTCCCCGCCGACGACTACCAGGGACGCATCGTCGGCGCCGAGGTGGGTCAACTGGCCTGGGCCAGGGCGCAGGAGCTCTTCGGCGGGTCGTAGGCGGTACACCGGCGCAGGTCGTACCGGATGATCCGGGTCAACCTCCACATGTGTAGGACCTAGGTGGGGATGAACGGGGCCGTCGGCACCTCCGACAGCAGCCGACGGGTTGTCGCCAGACCCCACTCGTCCAGGTCTGCCAGTCGGTCGCTGGACGCCCGTAGGCCGCCGAAAGCCCCGATGTGGGCTGCCCAGTCGTGCCGCCGCTCGATGGCGGGACGCGCGATGATGCAGTCCGGGTCGTTGCTCCAGAAGCGCGCGTGCATGTACGCCCTGGCCCGCCCGGTCACCATCGCCGCGTGAATCGACGGCTGAGACATGTCATCGCCGTTCGGCAGGTGGTGTGGCTCGGTGTCCGGTGAGACGCGCATGGCGTCGACCAGCCCGATCGAGGGCAGCTGCGGCGCGCCACATCCCAGCAGATATCGGTCAGCCCCGATCACGTCCCGGATGAGCTGGACGCCCTGGCGGTAGGCGGCGATGCCGTCGACGTCCTCGTGACGAACCCCCTCCACCGCCGCCGCGTAGACGAAGTCGATCTTGTGATAGCTCAAGCCGATCTGGTTGAACCACTCGAACACCTCCGTCAACCACTCCTGCGACGACGGGTGGGTCGTGTCGAGGGCGTGGATCTGCTGGTCCCAGTGATGTCCGACGACCAGCGGCCGACCAGCGGCGTCCTTCACCAGACGCTCCGGATGCTCGCGGAAGGCCACTGA
The sequence above is a segment of the Euzebya tangerina genome. Coding sequences within it:
- a CDS encoding vanadium-dependent haloperoxidase — protein: MPRGSLRCRVRTVAATMLLVLMSAGCTAPGASACVTDDDGHSVVQQWIEVTLQAVRDDFPAPTVHARNLYHLSAAMWDAWAAFDQDATGVIASIDVEGEEEDQALAISHAADKIARDRYEGSVGGADAIERFDELAAATCVDADPAPGSPGALGIEVADAVLTAFADDGSNAEDGYRGDFTPRNPPLLVSEPGTTLPEPNHWQPLEFEQMVTQNGIPLETTVQEFVGPHWGSVTAFALPDSPDGVPIEAPPPPPFGTDAFTDGILDVIRASSRLDPADGELIDVSPGALGNATLGTDDGHGHAENPVTGQPYERQEVPRADYLRVIAEIWADGPTSETPPGHWNSIAFQTTAAVEEDRHVEGRGEAVSQLEWDVKLALALNGALHDAAVAAWGIKADTDYVRPVSAIRHMAGLGQSSDPSGAAYHPDGLPLEEGLIEVITAESSAPGERHELLADHAREIAIFAWQRLPNFFADGLTTVRWIRGVEWLPYQMATFVTPAFAGYVSGHSTFSRAAAEVLEAFTGDAFFPGGVLELAVAEESLIFEDGPARPFTLQWATYADAADEAGRSRIAGGIHVPADDYQGRIVGAEVGQLAWARAQELFGGS